GCGCCTGCGCGCCTTGGAGATCCCCTGGGTGTGTACTTCCTGGAGCGGACACGTGCGCCTGCGTTCGCAGAAACGGGCGATCCGGGTTTCTTTGAGTCCCCGGGAGTTGCCCTCCATATTGATTTCTACACGGATTTCGCATACCATTCAATAATGGCGAACGGCAGGGTTCTCGTTATCGATGATGAAGCCTCGATCCGCGAACTGTTGTGCGATTTTCTCTCCAGCGAGGCAATCGCTTGCAGCAACGTGGCCACGTTGGCGCAAGCACTGGAACTATTGAAGGACAATTCCTTTAACCTGGTGCTGCTGGACCGGAACCTGGACGCCATTCGCGGTGAACAGATCATTCCCCGCATCCGGCGAATCCATCCGGGCATTCCCGTGGTCATAATGACCGGAGACCATCAATTCAACGAAAACTCCCTGAAACACGTTGCCGCAGACGGTATTCTTCACAAGCCGTTCAAGTTCGATGAGTTCATGCAGTTGGTTGGGAAGTTCGTGGAGTCTGAATGAAACGCATCTTTTTTGCCGTGATTGCCGCCACAGTCCTGCTGGCGGCGGTTTCTCCCCGGCTGACCGCCATGGAGATCATGAAGCTATCCGAAGTCCGCGCCGGCATGACGGGCACTGGGCGAACCGTTTTTGCGGGAACCGAGACCGGCACGTTTGACTTCAAGGTATTGGGTTTTGTTGAAAAGTTCATTCCCGGCAAAAACCTGATTATCGTGGAATTGATTTCGCCGCTATTGGATGGATCCGGAGTGGTGGCGGGTATGAGCGGCAGCCCCGTTTACATTGACGGCAAGCTGATCGGCGCCGTGGCATACGGATTCAGTTTCTCCCGCAAACCGATCGGCGGGGTGACGCCGATAGAAGACATCCTGGCGTCCGCGGAGAACCGGTCTCCCGGCTATTCCGTGGATATCTCCAACATCAAGATGGAATTCGATCCCGAAAGCACGGCGCGCATCGGCACCATGATCCGCGACGAGCTGGTCAGGCGCACCACCACTTCACCCATACCCGAGATCGTTCCCATCCAATTGCTGGGCGCGTCCCGGGGTATCCATCCCCAAGCCCTGGGACCGTTGCAGACCATGTTCGCCCCGGCCTCCTCCCTGCAGGTGACGCGGGCGCTGGACCGTACCCCGCCTTCCGACGAGTTGTTCCGCATCCATCCGGCGGATGCCGCCGCGGTACCGCTGATTCGCGGCGACTTTGAGTACTCCGCCAGCGGGACCGTGACCCACGTGGACGGCAACAAGGTGTATCTTTTCGGCCATCCCTTTTTTAACCTGGGGACCGTGAATTTCCCCCTGCACAAGGCGGAGGTCGTAACCCTGGTGCCTTCCTACCAGAATTCTTTCCGCCTGACCGCTTCAAAAAACCAGATCGGTACCGTGATTCAGGACCGTATTTCCTGCCTGCAGGCCGAACTGGGAGACGGTCCCGCCATGATCCCCATGAAAGTGTTTCTGAAACGGCGCAACCGCAGTTTCAACCTGGAAATGATTGATCATCCGCTTTTGACGCCGGCCCTGACCGCCATTTCCCTGGAAAACATCTTTATCTCTGAATACCAGCAATACGGTTTCAATTCCATCCGGGTCCAGGGCCGGGTGTTTATCGAAGGCGAGAAAAACATCATTATCGATGATCTGTTCAGCGGTACTTCGGCTTTTACCGAGTTCTCGAATCTCATCATGGCCATTCAGTACTTTGTAATGAATAACCCCGAGCGGCGCGTCAAGATCCAGAAACTCGATTTCGAGATCAGCGGCTCGGAGGTGGTGCGCCGTTCCCGCCTGGAAAACGTGATCCTGGACAAAAACGTGTATGCTCCCGGAGAGACCATCCGGGTCAAATTGCATTTTCGCAACGAACGCGGCAACCAGGTAGCGGAAGAGACCAGCCTGCGGGCGCCGAGTCTCAAGCCCGGATCCGAGTTCTTTATCCTGGTCGGAGACAAAGACGAGATCATGCGCTTCGACGCCAAGAACAACAAGTCCGAATACTTCCCGGCCCGCCT
This genomic stretch from Candidatus Aminicenantes bacterium harbors:
- a CDS encoding response regulator, translating into MANGRVLVIDDEASIRELLCDFLSSEAIACSNVATLAQALELLKDNSFNLVLLDRNLDAIRGEQIIPRIRRIHPGIPVVIMTGDHQFNENSLKHVAADGILHKPFKFDEFMQLVGKFVESE